The following are from one region of the Pelagibius sp. CAU 1746 genome:
- a CDS encoding inositol monophosphatase family protein, producing the protein MSEISVADLLQAARDVTAAAIAEPLRHYRAGFSVEQKADESPVTIADRETEAALRQAIAARFPDHGILGEEYGSEGLDRKFVWVVDPIDGTKSFISGSPLFGMLTAVLRAGKPVAGIIRMPALGECYGGAAGVGSDRDGTPIACRRGVTPEKAFLCINEANGLMADHPAAFQRLMKFGAYQRLTYDCYPYAQLAGGQVDAVVDYNLQPYDYLPVVPVVEAAGGVITDWQGQPLTLESDGRVVAAASVEIHAALLRTVAGSLS; encoded by the coding sequence GTGAGCGAGATTTCCGTCGCGGACCTGCTGCAAGCTGCCCGCGACGTTACCGCGGCGGCCATCGCCGAGCCGCTACGCCACTACCGTGCCGGCTTTTCCGTCGAGCAGAAGGCCGACGAGAGCCCCGTCACTATCGCCGACCGCGAGACCGAGGCGGCGCTACGCCAGGCCATTGCCGCACGCTTCCCGGACCACGGCATCCTTGGCGAGGAGTACGGCAGCGAGGGACTGGATCGTAAGTTCGTTTGGGTCGTCGATCCCATCGACGGCACCAAGTCTTTCATCTCCGGCTCGCCCCTCTTCGGCATGCTGACGGCGGTGCTGAGAGCGGGCAAGCCGGTCGCCGGGATCATCCGCATGCCGGCGCTGGGCGAATGTTACGGCGGGGCGGCTGGCGTCGGCAGCGACCGTGACGGCACTCCGATTGCCTGCCGCCGGGGCGTGACGCCGGAGAAGGCCTTCCTCTGCATTAACGAGGCCAACGGCCTCATGGCCGACCACCCCGCCGCCTTCCAGCGCCTGATGAAGTTCGGCGCCTACCAGCGCCTGACCTACGACTGCTATCCCTACGCCCAACTCGCCGGCGGACAGGTCGATGCCGTTGTCGACTACAATCTTCAGCCCTACGACTACCTGCCGGTGGTGCCCGTCGTGGAAGCCGCCGGCGGCGTCATCACAGACTGGCAAGGCCAACCGCTGACGCTGGAGTCAGACGGCCGCGTGGTCGCGGCGGCCAGCGTAGAGATCCACGCGGCGCTGCTACGGACCGTCGCTGGCTCGCTTTCGTAA
- a CDS encoding lipocalin-like domain-containing protein, whose amino-acid sequence MPTPSNPLVGTWQLIRWYNVTDEGEKTYPLGEGATGYISYSGDGFVFVHLTAANRRLYAVNDPFGGTPEEDAAAMKSQISYAGPYDYRGDVVIHKVTQASCPNWVGTEQLRQVRFDGDRLELSATGATFHGHPGTAYVLWERAAPARATGDHEVRKNRS is encoded by the coding sequence ATGCCAACGCCAAGCAATCCGCTGGTCGGAACCTGGCAGTTGATCCGCTGGTACAACGTGACGGACGAGGGTGAAAAGACCTACCCGCTGGGCGAGGGGGCGACGGGATACATCAGCTATTCGGGCGACGGCTTCGTCTTCGTCCATCTCACGGCCGCGAACCGCCGGCTCTACGCGGTGAACGATCCTTTCGGCGGTACGCCGGAGGAAGACGCCGCGGCGATGAAGTCGCAGATATCCTACGCCGGTCCCTACGATTATCGGGGAGACGTAGTCATCCATAAGGTTACGCAGGCCTCCTGTCCCAACTGGGTTGGAACGGAGCAGCTACGCCAGGTGCGCTTCGACGGTGACCGCCTGGAGCTGAGCGCGACCGGTGCGACGTTCCACGGGCACCCGGGCACGGCCTACGTTCTCTGGGAGCGTGCGGCGCCTGCCCGAGCCACGGGCGACCATGAAGTGCGCAAGAACAGAAGCTGA
- a CDS encoding choline/ethanolamine kinase family protein: MTDGGVITESGDGIQTVLEALWRIPGFEATRAGDFSLERQGGLTNLVYKLDFGDGRRFILRIPGKGTEDYIDREVELHNARVAAQAGVSAEVIHGDAGTGVMMTRFIDGIVTMSPEQFRARPGSPARAARALKQMHGCGQEFRFRFELFAMIDDYLGILDKAKAELPEGYHAVVEAAQPVRTALDAHPAALAPCHCDPLCENFLDDGEKMWVVDWEYSGMNDPLWDLGDLSVEAGFDAAQDAEMMAAYCGGAPSAAQMGRMVIYKAMCDLLWTLWGLIQHANGNSAEDFWAYSVGRFERCQKLMNDPAFAGHVAAVKAG, from the coding sequence ATGACGGACGGGGGTGTCATAACGGAGTCAGGCGACGGTATTCAGACGGTGCTGGAGGCGCTGTGGAGGATTCCCGGCTTTGAGGCCACGCGCGCCGGGGATTTCTCCCTGGAGCGTCAGGGCGGTCTCACCAACCTGGTCTACAAGCTCGACTTCGGTGACGGCCGCCGCTTCATCCTGCGCATTCCCGGCAAGGGGACCGAGGACTACATCGACCGCGAGGTTGAACTGCACAACGCGCGGGTGGCCGCGCAGGCGGGGGTTTCCGCCGAAGTGATCCACGGCGACGCCGGGACCGGCGTCATGATGACCCGCTTCATCGACGGTATCGTCACCATGTCACCGGAACAGTTCCGCGCACGTCCGGGTTCGCCCGCCCGCGCGGCCCGCGCCCTGAAGCAGATGCACGGCTGCGGCCAGGAGTTCCGTTTCCGCTTCGAGCTCTTCGCCATGATCGACGACTACCTGGGCATCCTCGACAAGGCGAAGGCGGAACTGCCGGAGGGCTACCATGCCGTCGTCGAGGCGGCGCAGCCGGTGCGCACGGCGCTGGACGCCCACCCGGCGGCGCTCGCGCCCTGCCACTGCGACCCGCTCTGCGAGAACTTCCTCGACGACGGCGAGAAGATGTGGGTCGTCGACTGGGAGTATTCCGGCATGAACGATCCCCTCTGGGACCTGGGCGACCTCTCGGTGGAAGCTGGCTTCGACGCCGCCCAGGATGCCGAGATGATGGCGGCCTACTGCGGCGGCGCGCCCTCAGCCGCGCAGATGGGGCGCATGGTCATCTACAAGGCCATGTGCGATTTGCTGTGGACCCTCTGGGGCCTCATCCAGCACGCCAACGGCAACTCCGCCGAGGACTTCTGGGCCTATTCCGTCGGCCGCTTCGAACGCTGCCAGAAGCTGATGAACGACCCGGCCTTCGCCGGGCACGTGGCGGCGGTGAAGGCGGGATGA
- a CDS encoding FAD-dependent oxidoreductase codes for MSGAVHCKYLIVGGGIIGCSIAYHLAKAGEKDIVLLEKASLTEGATWHAAGLVGQLRSSRNTTRMLQRSVELYDRLEAETGQAIDWKKVGSLRLASSPDRMMEVKRLATMARSFGLEMQVITAQEAYELFPLIDPKGVLGAAFIPTDGQVDPASLCQAIAAGARRQGVTIVQGKKVLDATVTDGRITEVQTDDGGYTAETVVLAAGMWSRELGRKLGVNVPACAVEHQYLVTEPIPDMPKDLPTLRDPDRLVYYKPDAGGRLVIGGYEDDTVPFGDRGIPGEFARQLLPENFDRFEPLATYAGQVTPVVNTVGVRQLINGPIPYSADGDFVMGKAPELDNLFVATGFLYGIAAGGGAGAIMAEWILEGRPSLDLWPLDIRRFSYHHGTRAFMYPRAVEHYAHHYKMRYPGQESEVARGIRRSPLYETLKARGAVYGSKNGWERPNWFAPQGVEPVDKPGFTGQNWTPHVAEEHRAVREGVALIDQSSFSKFELRGPGALGAIQRLAVSNMDKPAGSVIYTQLCNERGGIEADLTVTRLGENHFYIVTGSGFGVHDAHWIESQLPKDGSAFLIEVTSGKAVVNLCGPKARQVLEQVAEEDVSNEAFPFATARQITIGAAPVLAIRIGYVGELGWELHVPTEYGAHVYETLQAAGAPLGLRDVGYRAIESLRLEKGYVYWSADVTPDYSPYEAGLGFRVHLKSKGDFIGRAALEKQKAEGVARRLCTFTVEEAVPVFGGETILKDGETVGLVSSAGFGTTVGKTVLYGYLPSKLAKEDEFEIESFGQHFRARRTAGPLYDPQNERLKA; via the coding sequence GTGTCGGGCGCAGTTCATTGCAAATATCTCATTGTCGGCGGCGGAATCATCGGCTGCTCCATCGCCTATCATCTGGCAAAGGCCGGCGAAAAAGACATCGTTCTGCTTGAAAAAGCGTCCCTGACGGAAGGGGCGACCTGGCACGCGGCGGGGCTGGTCGGTCAGCTACGTTCCTCGCGCAACACCACGCGGATGCTGCAGCGTTCGGTCGAGCTCTACGACCGTTTGGAAGCGGAGACCGGGCAGGCCATCGACTGGAAGAAGGTCGGCAGCCTGCGCCTGGCCTCTTCGCCCGACCGCATGATGGAGGTGAAGCGCCTGGCCACTATGGCGCGCAGCTTCGGCCTGGAGATGCAGGTTATCACCGCGCAGGAAGCCTATGAACTCTTCCCGCTGATCGATCCCAAGGGCGTGCTGGGCGCCGCCTTTATCCCGACCGACGGCCAGGTCGATCCGGCCAGCCTCTGCCAGGCCATCGCCGCCGGCGCGCGCCGCCAGGGCGTGACCATTGTCCAGGGCAAGAAGGTGCTGGATGCCACGGTGACCGATGGACGCATCACCGAAGTGCAAACCGACGATGGCGGCTATACGGCCGAGACGGTGGTGTTGGCCGCAGGCATGTGGAGCCGCGAGCTGGGCAGGAAGCTGGGCGTCAACGTGCCGGCCTGCGCGGTGGAGCACCAGTACCTGGTGACCGAGCCGATCCCCGACATGCCGAAGGACCTGCCGACCCTGCGCGACCCCGACCGCCTGGTCTACTACAAGCCCGATGCCGGCGGGCGGCTGGTGATCGGCGGCTATGAGGACGACACCGTTCCCTTCGGGGACCGGGGCATTCCCGGCGAGTTCGCGCGCCAACTCCTGCCCGAGAACTTCGACCGCTTCGAACCGTTGGCCACCTATGCGGGGCAGGTGACCCCGGTGGTGAACACCGTCGGCGTGCGCCAGCTCATCAACGGGCCGATCCCTTATTCGGCGGACGGCGATTTCGTCATGGGCAAGGCCCCGGAGCTGGACAACCTCTTCGTCGCCACCGGCTTCCTCTACGGCATCGCCGCCGGCGGCGGGGCGGGCGCCATCATGGCCGAGTGGATCCTGGAGGGCCGGCCGAGCCTCGACCTCTGGCCGCTCGATATCCGCCGCTTCAGCTATCACCACGGCACCCGCGCCTTCATGTATCCGCGCGCGGTGGAGCACTACGCCCATCACTACAAGATGCGCTATCCCGGCCAGGAGAGCGAAGTGGCGCGCGGCATCCGCCGCTCCCCGCTCTACGAGACCCTTAAGGCGCGCGGCGCGGTCTACGGCTCCAAGAACGGCTGGGAGCGGCCCAACTGGTTCGCGCCGCAAGGCGTCGAGCCGGTGGACAAGCCCGGCTTCACCGGGCAGAACTGGACGCCCCACGTGGCCGAGGAGCACCGGGCGGTGCGCGAGGGCGTGGCCCTCATCGACCAGTCGAGTTTCTCCAAGTTCGAGCTGCGCGGCCCCGGCGCCCTCGGCGCCATCCAGCGCCTCGCGGTCTCCAACATGGACAAGCCGGCGGGCTCGGTCATCTACACCCAGCTCTGCAACGAGCGCGGCGGGATCGAGGCCGACCTGACCGTGACGCGGCTGGGCGAGAACCACTTCTACATCGTCACCGGCTCGGGCTTCGGCGTCCACGACGCCCACTGGATCGAGAGCCAGCTTCCGAAAGACGGATCCGCATTCCTCATCGAGGTCACTTCCGGCAAGGCGGTGGTGAACCTCTGCGGCCCCAAGGCGCGCCAGGTGCTGGAACAGGTGGCGGAGGAAGACGTTTCCAACGAGGCCTTCCCCTTCGCCACCGCCCGGCAAATCACCATCGGCGCGGCGCCGGTGCTGGCCATCCGCATCGGCTACGTCGGCGAACTGGGTTGGGAGCTGCACGTCCCGACGGAATACGGGGCGCATGTCTACGAGACGCTGCAGGCGGCCGGCGCGCCGCTGGGCCTCCGCGACGTCGGCTACCGCGCCATCGAGAGCCTGCGCCTGGAGAAGGGCTACGTCTATTGGAGCGCCGACGTAACGCCGGATTACAGTCCCTACGAAGCAGGGCTGGGCTTCCGCGTCCACTTGAAGTCCAAGGGCGACTTCATCGGCCGCGCGGCGCTGGAAAAGCAGAAGGCCGAGGGCGTGGCGCGGCGGCTCTGCACCTTCACGGTGGAGGAGGCCGTGCCGGTCTTCGGCGGCGAGACCATCCTGAAGGACGGCGAGACTGTCGGTCTCGTTTCCAGCGCCGGTTTCGGGACCACGGTCGGCAAGACGGTGCTCTACGGCTATCTGCCGAGTAAGCTGGCGAAAGAGGACGAGTTCGAAATCGAATCCTTCGGTCAGCACTTCCGTGCCCGGCGGACCGCCGGGCCGCTGTATGATCCGCAGAACGAGAGGCTGAAAGCCTGA
- a CDS encoding c-type cytochrome, which yields MSKFLRVATAATLALLIPLASASAEGDAAKGEKVFKKCKACHAVGEGAKNKVGPHLNDVVGRSAGTVEGFKYSAAMVAAGEGGVVWDEDSLSAYLEKPRDYIKGNRMSFAGLRKEDERADVIAYLETFSEGSKPAAAAEPADAPSQQAAAASAPAGASMPAADTPQPTHGVFHLGREATAAEIAAWDIDIRPDGTGLPAGRGSVAEGEEVFAEVCAVCHGDFGEGRDRWPVLAGGQDTLTAERPVKTIGSYWPYLSTVYDYVRRAMPFGDARSLSDGEVYAITAYLLYLNDVVTDDEFVLSNENFSEIRLPNEDNFFMDDRGEEAHYLKKGEPCMTDCKPDPVEITMRARVLDVTPDAADDEQGVGAVD from the coding sequence ATGTCGAAGTTTCTTAGGGTCGCAACGGCGGCAACCCTGGCGCTGCTGATCCCTCTGGCTTCGGCCTCCGCCGAGGGCGATGCAGCCAAGGGCGAGAAAGTCTTCAAGAAGTGCAAGGCCTGTCATGCGGTGGGCGAGGGCGCCAAGAACAAAGTCGGTCCGCATCTGAACGACGTTGTCGGGCGCTCCGCCGGCACGGTCGAAGGCTTCAAGTACTCCGCCGCTATGGTCGCGGCGGGCGAGGGCGGTGTCGTGTGGGATGAAGACTCTCTCTCGGCATACCTGGAAAAGCCCAGGGACTACATCAAGGGCAACCGCATGAGCTTCGCCGGTCTGCGCAAGGAGGACGAGCGGGCCGACGTGATCGCCTACTTGGAGACCTTCTCCGAAGGTTCGAAACCGGCGGCTGCTGCCGAGCCAGCCGACGCGCCTTCCCAGCAGGCCGCGGCCGCCTCGGCGCCCGCCGGTGCTTCCATGCCGGCTGCCGACACACCCCAGCCGACCCATGGAGTTTTTCATCTCGGCCGTGAGGCGACGGCGGCGGAGATCGCGGCCTGGGATATCGATATCCGGCCGGACGGGACGGGGCTGCCGGCCGGGCGCGGCAGCGTCGCCGAAGGTGAGGAGGTTTTCGCCGAGGTCTGCGCCGTCTGTCATGGCGACTTCGGCGAGGGCCGCGACCGCTGGCCGGTGCTGGCCGGCGGCCAGGACACGCTGACGGCGGAACGTCCGGTAAAGACCATCGGCTCTTATTGGCCTTATCTTTCGACGGTCTACGACTATGTGCGCCGGGCCATGCCCTTCGGCGACGCCCGTTCGCTGAGCGACGGCGAGGTCTATGCGATCACGGCCTACCTTCTGTATCTCAATGACGTGGTCACCGACGACGAGTTCGTGTTGTCGAACGAGAACTTCAGTGAGATACGCCTGCCGAACGAGGATAACTTCTTCATGGACGACCGCGGGGAAGAGGCGCACTACCTGAAGAAGGGCGAGCCCTGCATGACCGACTGCAAGCCGGACCCAGTCGAGATCACCATGCGGGCGCGAGTGCTGGACGTAACTCCCGATGCCGCGGACGACGAGCAGGGGGTGGGCGCGGTCGACTGA
- the soxC gene encoding sulfite dehydrogenase, translating to MSSVPGRKKSVPPAAQQAVEDAAGVANPSRRRLLTTGLAAGAGAAIAGLQVRPALAADDPAITEIQDWNRYLGDGVDARPYGTPSQYEEHVVRRNVAWLTADPVSSVNFTPLHELDGIITPNGLCFERHHAGIADVDPAQHRLMIDGLVDTPLVFTMEDLKRFPRENRVYFLECAANSGMEWRGAQLNGCQFTHGMVHCVVYTGVKLRTILEEAGVKASGKWLLAEGADASAMSRSIPMEKALDDCMVAFKMNGEALRPEQGYPLRLVVPGWEGNMWVKWLRRLEVGDKPWHHREETSKYTDLLANGKARRFTWVMDVKSVITSPSPQAPVTHGRGPLVISGLAWSGNGTIKRVDVSVDGGRNWQAARIDGPSLDKALHRFYLDIDWDGSELLLQSRAIDEHGYIQPTKNELRLARGENSIYHNNGIQTWYVKADGVVENVEVS from the coding sequence ATGTCGAGCGTACCCGGCAGGAAGAAATCAGTGCCTCCAGCGGCACAGCAAGCGGTGGAAGACGCGGCCGGCGTCGCCAATCCTTCGCGGCGTCGGCTTTTGACCACCGGCTTGGCGGCCGGCGCGGGGGCGGCCATTGCCGGTCTGCAGGTCCGGCCGGCCCTCGCCGCAGACGATCCGGCGATCACCGAGATCCAGGATTGGAACCGCTATCTGGGCGATGGCGTCGATGCGCGTCCCTACGGCACGCCCTCGCAGTATGAGGAGCATGTCGTGCGCCGTAACGTGGCTTGGCTGACGGCGGACCCGGTTTCCTCGGTGAATTTCACGCCCCTGCACGAACTGGATGGCATCATCACCCCCAACGGCCTCTGCTTCGAGCGTCATCACGCGGGTATTGCCGACGTCGACCCCGCCCAGCACCGGCTGATGATTGACGGGCTGGTCGACACGCCGCTGGTTTTCACCATGGAGGATCTGAAGCGCTTCCCGCGTGAGAACAGGGTCTACTTCCTGGAGTGCGCCGCGAATTCCGGCATGGAGTGGCGCGGCGCCCAGTTGAATGGCTGCCAGTTTACCCACGGCATGGTCCACTGCGTGGTCTACACCGGCGTCAAGCTGCGCACGATCCTGGAGGAAGCGGGCGTCAAGGCCAGCGGCAAGTGGCTGCTGGCCGAGGGCGCCGACGCATCGGCCATGAGCCGCTCGATCCCCATGGAGAAGGCGCTCGACGATTGCATGGTCGCTTTCAAGATGAACGGCGAGGCGTTGCGTCCGGAGCAGGGCTACCCGCTGCGCCTCGTGGTGCCGGGCTGGGAGGGCAACATGTGGGTGAAGTGGCTGCGCCGCCTGGAGGTGGGCGACAAGCCCTGGCACCACCGCGAGGAGACCTCGAAGTACACCGACCTGCTGGCCAACGGCAAGGCCCGGCGCTTTACCTGGGTCATGGACGTGAAGTCCGTGATCACCAGTCCCAGCCCCCAGGCGCCGGTCACCCACGGCCGCGGGCCGCTGGTGATCTCCGGTCTGGCCTGGTCGGGCAACGGCACGATCAAACGGGTCGACGTCAGTGTCGACGGCGGCCGCAACTGGCAGGCGGCGCGGATCGACGGTCCCAGCCTGGATAAGGCGCTGCACCGCTTCTATCTGGATATCGACTGGGACGGTTCGGAATTGCTGTTGCAGTCACGCGCCATTGACGAGCACGGCTATATCCAGCCGACGAAGAACGAGTTGCGCCTCGCCCGTGGGGAGAACTCGATCTATCACAACAACGGAATTCAAACCTGGTACGTGAAAGCGGATGGGGTGGTCGAGAATGTCGAAGTTTCTTAG
- the soxB gene encoding thiosulfohydrolase SoxB, translating into MFSRRDFLTASVALAAIFGPGMHGRWSQAAAQQALTEDDLLAAEDFGNVTLLHVTDIHAQMKPLYFREPSVNLGVGEVEGLPPHVTGADFLKMFNLTPGSPEAYALTSVDYVSLAKAYGKMGGLDRVATIVKRVRAERGEDKTLFLDGGDTWQGSYTANETAGQDMVDVMHALGTDAMTAHWEFTYGTDRVNEIVEQLRFPLLAGNIFDDEWMEPAFKAYEIFERGGVKVAVLGQAFPYTPIANPRWMIPNWSFGIREEEVVKNIAAAKEEGAEVIVLLSHNGFDVDRKLASRVEGIDVLLSGHTHDALPEPVMIGKTMLIASGSNGKFVSRVDLNVADGAVKGYRYRLIPVFSDVIAPDPETAALIDRLRAPYEDELQRELGRTDSLLYRRGNFNGTFDDLICQALLAERDAEIALSPGFRWGTSLLPGQAITVEDVHNACSMTYPEAYRSTMSGQLVKDILEDVADNLFNPDPYYQQGGDMVRVGGMGYRIDPAKEIGSRITEMTLLATGEAIDPARDYVVAGWASVNEGTEGPPIWDVVEAHLQKNPNVHVEENQSVKVAG; encoded by the coding sequence ATGTTCTCTAGACGCGATTTCCTCACCGCTTCGGTGGCCCTGGCGGCCATCTTCGGGCCGGGGATGCATGGCCGCTGGAGCCAGGCCGCCGCCCAGCAGGCGCTGACCGAGGATGATCTGCTGGCGGCGGAGGACTTCGGCAACGTCACGCTGCTGCACGTGACCGACATCCACGCCCAGATGAAGCCACTCTATTTCCGCGAGCCCTCGGTCAATCTGGGTGTCGGCGAGGTCGAAGGCCTGCCGCCGCATGTGACCGGCGCGGACTTCCTGAAGATGTTCAACCTGACGCCTGGCAGCCCGGAAGCCTATGCCCTGACGTCTGTTGACTACGTCTCCCTGGCCAAGGCCTACGGCAAGATGGGCGGTCTGGACCGCGTCGCCACCATCGTCAAGCGGGTGCGCGCCGAGCGCGGCGAGGACAAGACGCTGTTCCTGGACGGCGGCGACACCTGGCAGGGCAGCTACACGGCCAACGAGACCGCTGGCCAGGACATGGTCGATGTCATGCATGCCCTGGGCACCGACGCCATGACCGCGCACTGGGAATTCACCTACGGCACCGACCGGGTGAACGAGATCGTCGAGCAGCTACGCTTCCCGCTGCTGGCCGGCAACATCTTCGACGACGAGTGGATGGAGCCCGCCTTCAAGGCTTATGAGATTTTCGAGCGCGGCGGCGTGAAGGTTGCCGTCCTGGGTCAGGCCTTCCCCTATACCCCCATCGCAAATCCGCGCTGGATGATCCCGAACTGGAGCTTCGGCATCCGCGAGGAAGAGGTCGTGAAGAACATCGCGGCGGCGAAGGAGGAAGGCGCCGAGGTTATCGTGCTGCTCTCCCACAACGGCTTCGACGTCGACCGCAAGCTGGCCAGCCGCGTCGAGGGTATCGACGTGCTGCTTTCGGGCCACACCCATGACGCGCTTCCGGAGCCGGTGATGATCGGCAAGACGATGCTGATCGCCTCGGGCTCAAACGGCAAGTTCGTCTCGCGCGTCGACCTCAATGTCGCCGACGGCGCGGTCAAGGGCTACCGCTATAGACTGATCCCGGTGTTCTCCGACGTCATCGCGCCGGACCCGGAGACGGCAGCCCTGATCGACAGGCTGCGCGCGCCCTACGAAGACGAACTGCAGCGCGAGCTGGGGCGCACCGACTCCCTGCTCTACCGCCGCGGCAACTTCAACGGCACCTTCGACGATCTGATCTGCCAGGCGCTGCTGGCCGAGCGCGACGCCGAGATCGCACTTTCTCCGGGCTTCCGCTGGGGGACGTCGCTGCTGCCGGGCCAGGCGATCACCGTCGAGGACGTCCATAACGCCTGTTCCATGACCTATCCCGAGGCCTATCGCTCCACCATGAGCGGTCAACTCGTCAAGGACATCCTGGAGGACGTGGCCGACAACCTCTTCAACCCCGATCCCTACTACCAGCAGGGTGGGGACATGGTGCGGGTCGGCGGCATGGGCTACCGCATCGACCCGGCGAAGGAGATCGGCTCGCGGATCACGGAGATGACCCTGCTCGCCACCGGCGAAGCGATCGACCCGGCGCGCGACTACGTCGTGGCCGGCTGGGCCTCCGTCAACGAAGGCACGGAGGGTCCTCCAATCTGGGATGTGGTTGAGGCCCATCTGCAGAAGAACCCCAACGTTCACGTGGAAGAGAACCAGTCGGTCAAGGTGGCCGGCTAA
- the soxA gene encoding sulfur oxidation c-type cytochrome SoxA yields the protein MKKRIILAAVAAAAASGMAISMVSAEPADDELVIDGEKKMVTRAAPPEGHPLDEVLSGWLYRTPETRALEADSFANPAMLYVERGEEIWNTVEGEAGKSCASCHGDASESMAGVAVSYPKWDEAAKRPINMELQINKCRENNMKAEPYKFDAADQKALTTFVKHQSLGLPMKVDLTQGELQSWWEKGKDVYYTRTGQLNLSCANCHEDNNGNYIRADHLSQGNVNGFPTYRLKQANMVSLHNRFRGCIRDTRAEFPAAFSDDLMALEVYVTWRGTGLSIETPAVRQ from the coding sequence TTGAAGAAAAGAATAATCCTGGCGGCTGTCGCCGCCGCAGCCGCCTCCGGTATGGCCATCTCGATGGTCAGTGCCGAGCCGGCGGATGACGAGTTGGTTATCGACGGCGAGAAAAAAATGGTGACGCGGGCCGCGCCGCCCGAAGGGCATCCCTTGGACGAGGTGCTTTCGGGCTGGCTGTACCGGACGCCGGAGACCCGCGCCCTGGAGGCCGACAGCTTCGCGAACCCCGCGATGCTTTATGTCGAGCGCGGTGAGGAGATCTGGAATACCGTTGAAGGCGAGGCGGGCAAGTCCTGTGCGTCTTGTCACGGCGACGCCTCGGAGAGCATGGCCGGTGTCGCGGTCTCCTATCCGAAATGGGACGAGGCCGCCAAGCGCCCGATCAATATGGAACTGCAGATCAACAAGTGCCGCGAGAACAACATGAAGGCGGAGCCTTACAAGTTCGACGCGGCCGATCAGAAGGCGCTGACCACCTTCGTGAAGCATCAGTCGCTGGGCCTGCCCATGAAGGTGGATCTTACCCAGGGCGAACTGCAGAGTTGGTGGGAAAAAGGCAAGGATGTCTACTACACCCGTACGGGGCAGTTGAATCTCTCCTGCGCCAATTGCCATGAAGACAACAACGGCAACTACATTCGGGCGGACCACCTGAGTCAGGGCAACGTCAACGGCTTCCCGACCTATCGCCTCAAGCAGGCCAACATGGTCTCGCTGCACAACCGTTTCCGCGGTTGCATTCGTGATACCCGCGCGGAGTTCCCGGCGGCTTTTTCGGACGACCTCATGGCGCTGGAGGTCTACGTGACCTGGCGCGGTACCGGCCTTTCGATCGAAACCCCGGCCGTCCGGCAGTAA
- the soxZ gene encoding thiosulfate oxidation carrier complex protein SoxZ encodes MAAPKPRVKVPKSASAGEVITIKTLISHKMESGQRKDKDGNVIPRQIINKFTCEFEGKPVFSCDLDPAISANPYFEFNAKVMESGTFKFTWVDDSGDVYTHEQGIEVK; translated from the coding sequence ATGGCAGCGCCCAAACCCCGCGTGAAAGTTCCGAAGTCGGCCTCCGCCGGCGAAGTGATTACCATCAAGACGCTGATCAGCCACAAGATGGAATCCGGCCAGCGCAAGGACAAAGACGGAAATGTGATTCCGCGGCAGATCATCAACAAATTCACCTGCGAGTTCGAAGGGAAGCCCGTTTTCTCCTGCGACCTCGATCCGGCGATCTCGGCCAATCCTTACTTCGAGTTCAACGCCAAGGTGATGGAGAGCGGCACCTTTAAGTTCACCTGGGTGGACGACAGTGGTGACGTCTACACCCATGAGCAGGGCATCGAGGTCAAGTAA
- the soxY gene encoding thiosulfate oxidation carrier protein SoxY — MQVTRRQVLGLSAGAAAFMAFAPAFADEAATEKMLMEFTGGKSPGSGKIDLKAPEIAENGNTVPITVSVESEMTESSYVESVTLLADGNPNPAVATFHFTPMSGEASATTRMRLAKTQNVIAVAKMSDGSVFMDKKQVKVTIGGCGG; from the coding sequence ATGCAAGTAACACGACGCCAGGTGCTCGGACTGTCCGCGGGGGCCGCTGCCTTCATGGCGTTCGCCCCGGCATTTGCCGACGAGGCCGCTACCGAGAAGATGCTGATGGAATTCACCGGCGGCAAGTCGCCGGGCAGCGGCAAGATCGATCTGAAGGCGCCCGAGATCGCCGAGAACGGCAATACCGTGCCGATCACGGTTTCGGTGGAAAGCGAGATGACGGAGAGCTCCTACGTCGAATCTGTGACGCTCCTGGCCGATGGCAACCCCAATCCGGCCGTTGCCACTTTCCACTTCACGCCGATGAGCGGCGAGGCCAGTGCGACGACCCGTATGCGCCTGGCGAAAACGCAGAACGTGATTGCGGTCGCCAAGATGAGCGACGGGTCCGTCTTCATGGACAAGAAGCAGGTCAAGGTCACGATCGGCGGCTGCGGCGGCTGA